The Desulfomicrobium apsheronum genome has a window encoding:
- the hysD gene encoding NiFeSe hydrogenase maturation protease → MKRLLVLGVGNLLLTDDGAGVHAVKDLALEEEWDQEKVDFLDGATFTQDIFYIFQEYERVLVLDTVKGGREPGTVYRFTEDNLRDNYQQRLSLHDIDLLDSLKMAELLGNKPELMVIGIEPLTISEWSMELSDPVKERYPRFLEAARREIRTLLS, encoded by the coding sequence ATGAAACGACTTTTGGTTCTTGGAGTGGGCAATCTGCTTCTGACTGACGACGGCGCTGGTGTGCACGCGGTCAAGGATCTTGCCCTGGAGGAGGAATGGGATCAGGAAAAGGTCGATTTTCTGGATGGGGCCACCTTCACGCAGGATATTTTTTACATTTTCCAGGAATATGAGCGGGTGCTTGTCCTTGATACCGTCAAGGGCGGGCGGGAACCGGGGACGGTCTATCGTTTCACGGAAGACAATTTGCGGGACAATTATCAGCAGCGCCTGTCTCTTCACGACATCGATCTTCTCGATTCCCTGAAAATGGCCGAATTGCTTGGCAACAAGCCGGAACTGATGGTTATCGGCATTGAACCGCTGACCATCAGCGAATGGTCCATGGAACTATCCGATCCGGTCAAGGAGAGGTATCCACGGTTTCTGGAAGCCGCGCGGCGAGAGATCCGCACTCTGCTGTCCTGA
- the hysA gene encoding NiFeSe hydrogenase large subunit HysA, whose translation MSQAATPAADGKVKISIDPLTRVEGHLKIEVEVKDGKVVDAKCSGGMFRGFEQILRGRDPRDSSQIVQRICGVCPTAHCTASVMAQDDAFGVKVTTNGRITRNLIFGANYLQSHILHFYHLAALDYVKGPDVSPFVPRYANADLLTDRIKDGAKADATNTYGLNQYLKALEIRRICHEMVAMFGGRMPHVQGMVVGGATEIPTADKVAEYAARFKEVQKFVIEEYLPLIYTLGSVYTDLFETGIGWKNVIAFGVFPEDDDYKTFLLKPGVYIDGKDEEFDSKLVKEYVGHSFFDHSAPGGLHYSVGETNPNPDKPGAYSFVKAPRYKDKPCEVGPLARMWVQNPELSPVGQKLLKELYGIEAKNFRDLGDKAFSIMGRHVARAEETWLTAVAVEKWLKQVQPGAETYVKSEIPDAAEGTGFTEAPRGSLLHFLKIKDKKIENYQIVSATLWNANPRDDMGQRGPIEEALIGVPVPDIKNPVNVGRLVRSYDPULGCAVHVLHAETGEEHVVNID comes from the coding sequence GTGTCACAAGCAGCTACTCCCGCAGCTGACGGGAAAGTCAAGATTTCCATCGATCCGTTGACCCGGGTTGAAGGTCATCTCAAGATTGAGGTTGAAGTCAAGGACGGCAAGGTCGTCGATGCCAAGTGTTCCGGCGGAATGTTCCGCGGGTTCGAGCAGATTCTGCGCGGCCGCGATCCCAGGGATTCTTCCCAGATCGTACAGCGTATCTGCGGCGTGTGCCCCACGGCGCACTGTACGGCTTCCGTCATGGCCCAGGACGACGCCTTTGGCGTCAAAGTAACCACCAACGGCCGCATTACCCGTAACCTGATCTTTGGCGCCAACTATCTGCAGTCTCATATTCTGCATTTTTATCATTTGGCCGCCCTGGATTACGTCAAGGGTCCGGATGTCTCTCCCTTTGTTCCCCGTTACGCCAATGCGGATCTTTTGACGGATCGCATCAAGGACGGAGCCAAGGCCGATGCAACCAACACCTACGGCTTGAACCAGTACCTGAAGGCGCTTGAAATCCGCCGCATCTGTCATGAGATGGTCGCCATGTTCGGCGGTCGCATGCCTCATGTTCAGGGCATGGTCGTGGGCGGTGCAACCGAGATTCCCACGGCGGACAAAGTCGCGGAATACGCGGCCCGCTTCAAGGAAGTCCAGAAGTTCGTGATCGAGGAATACCTGCCTCTGATCTACACCCTGGGTTCCGTTTACACGGATCTGTTCGAAACCGGCATCGGCTGGAAGAACGTCATCGCCTTCGGCGTTTTCCCCGAAGACGATGATTACAAGACCTTCCTGCTCAAGCCCGGTGTATATATCGACGGCAAGGACGAGGAATTCGATTCCAAGCTGGTCAAGGAATATGTCGGACATTCCTTCTTTGATCATTCCGCTCCCGGCGGCCTGCACTACAGCGTCGGTGAAACGAATCCCAACCCGGACAAACCCGGTGCATACAGCTTCGTCAAGGCTCCCCGTTACAAGGACAAGCCCTGCGAAGTCGGTCCGCTGGCCCGCATGTGGGTCCAGAACCCCGAGCTCAGCCCCGTTGGCCAGAAACTGCTCAAGGAACTTTACGGCATCGAAGCCAAGAACTTCCGCGATCTGGGCGACAAGGCTTTCTCCATCATGGGCCGCCACGTGGCTCGTGCTGAAGAAACCTGGCTTACCGCAGTGGCCGTTGAAAAATGGCTCAAGCAGGTTCAGCCCGGCGCCGAAACCTACGTCAAGTCCGAGATTCCGGACGCCGCCGAAGGCACCGGATTCACGGAAGCTCCTCGCGGCTCCCTGCTGCACTTCCTGAAGATCAAGGACAAGAAGATCGAGAACTATCAGATCGTGTCCGCGACTCTCTGGAACGCTAACCCCAGGGATGACATGGGACAGCGCGGCCCGATCGAGGAAGCCCTCATCGGCGTGCCGGTTCCCGACATCAAGAATCCCGTCAATGTGGGGCGCCTAGTTCGCTCCTACGACCCGTGACTGGGCTGTGCCGTGCACGTGCTGCACGCTGAGACCGGTGAAGAACACGTTGTCAACATTGACTAA
- the hysB gene encoding NiFeSe hydrogenase small subunit, whose protein sequence is MSLSRREFVKLCSAGVAGLGISQIYHPGIVHAMTEGAKKAPVIWVQGQGCTGCSVSLLNAVHPRIKEILLDVISLEFHPTVMASEGEMALAHMYEIAEKFNGNFFLLVEGAIPTAKEGRYCIVGETLDAKGHHHEVTMMELIRDLAPKSLATVAVGTCSAYGGIPAAEGNVTGSKSVRDFFADEKIEKLLVNVPGCPPHPDWMVGTLVAAWSHVLNPTEHPLPELDDDGRPLLFFGDNIHETCPYLDKYDNSEFAETFTKPGCKAELGCKGPSTYADCAKRRWNNGINWCVENAVCIGCVEPDFPDGKSPFYVAE, encoded by the coding sequence ATGAGTCTTAGCAGACGTGAGTTCGTAAAACTGTGCTCCGCAGGTGTCGCCGGATTGGGAATTTCCCAGATTTATCATCCGGGCATCGTGCACGCCATGACCGAAGGGGCTAAAAAAGCTCCGGTCATCTGGGTACAGGGACAGGGTTGTACAGGTTGCTCCGTTTCTCTTCTCAATGCAGTCCATCCCAGAATCAAGGAGATTCTGCTGGATGTGATCAGCCTTGAGTTCCATCCCACCGTCATGGCAAGTGAAGGTGAGATGGCATTGGCGCACATGTACGAAATTGCTGAAAAGTTTAACGGCAACTTTTTCTTGCTGGTGGAAGGTGCCATCCCTACCGCCAAGGAAGGTCGCTACTGCATTGTCGGTGAAACTCTGGATGCCAAGGGGCATCATCATGAAGTCACCATGATGGAACTGATCCGGGATCTGGCACCCAAGTCTCTGGCCACCGTGGCTGTAGGTACTTGTTCCGCTTACGGAGGCATTCCTGCCGCCGAAGGCAACGTCACCGGCTCCAAGAGCGTGCGTGATTTCTTTGCCGATGAAAAGATCGAGAAACTGCTGGTCAACGTGCCCGGATGCCCGCCCCATCCGGACTGGATGGTCGGCACGCTGGTTGCCGCCTGGAGCCACGTCCTGAATCCTACCGAGCATCCCCTGCCCGAACTGGATGACGATGGACGCCCGCTGCTCTTCTTTGGCGACAACATCCACGAGACCTGTCCGTATCTTGATAAATACGACAACTCCGAATTCGCGGAAACCTTCACCAAGCCCGGTTGCAAGGCCGAACTTGGCTGTAAGGGTCCGTCCACCTATGCCGATTGCGCCAAGCGTCGCTGGAACAACGGCATCAACTGGTGTGTCGAGAACGCCGTGTGTATCGGCTGTGTGGAACCGGACTTTCCGGACGGAAAGTCTCCTTTCTATGTAGCGGAATAA
- a CDS encoding ABC transporter substrate-binding protein: protein MLKLVFTMLIMCMAISNAAATVTISIVHSYHKEYAWEQSLTSGLLDTLPQNATLDHFYLDTKRLPKTQHEDRTKKALHHLASSRPDLIILCDDNAAKYLGPHLKNASIPVVYVGLNRNPRDYGLFPANNMTGILERPLLKRSLHSMCRLVNTEDTKVLVLFDSDSTSDAALYEAFKGEKSFNLGKVRVELNQFELLKDWQNALLNAKSEGFDTVYIGLYHTLRNGKGEHVPDEEVIAWANAHAPVPIFAFWDFAVGEGKTIGGHVLSGRDQGLAGGQIVSEILNGVAPAEIPPRSAKEGSYKFSIHELKRFGIRLPQKIREQAVLVP, encoded by the coding sequence ATGCTGAAGCTGGTCTTTACAATGCTCATCATGTGCATGGCAATATCCAATGCTGCCGCAACTGTTACTATAAGCATCGTTCACAGCTATCACAAGGAGTACGCTTGGGAGCAAAGTTTGACCAGCGGCCTTTTGGACACCTTGCCCCAAAACGCGACTCTCGATCATTTCTATCTGGATACCAAGCGCCTGCCCAAAACCCAGCACGAGGACCGAACCAAAAAAGCCTTGCATCACCTGGCATCAAGCCGGCCTGACCTGATCATCCTCTGCGACGACAACGCGGCCAAGTATCTGGGCCCGCACCTCAAAAATGCCTCCATTCCGGTTGTTTACGTAGGGCTTAACCGCAATCCCAGAGATTACGGTCTCTTTCCGGCCAACAACATGACCGGGATTCTTGAACGCCCTCTGCTCAAGCGGTCGCTGCACTCCATGTGCCGACTGGTCAACACGGAAGACACCAAGGTGCTCGTTCTGTTCGACTCGGACTCCACATCCGATGCCGCCCTGTACGAAGCTTTCAAGGGTGAAAAATCTTTTAATCTAGGCAAGGTGCGGGTGGAACTCAATCAGTTCGAATTGCTGAAAGACTGGCAAAATGCACTGCTGAATGCCAAATCCGAGGGCTTCGACACCGTTTACATCGGCCTCTACCATACATTGCGCAACGGCAAGGGCGAGCATGTGCCCGATGAAGAGGTGATCGCCTGGGCCAACGCCCATGCCCCCGTGCCCATCTTCGCTTTTTGGGATTTCGCGGTCGGCGAGGGAAAGACTATTGGCGGACATGTACTGAGCGGCCGCGACCAAGGTCTGGCAGGCGGTCAGATCGTGTCGGAAATTCTGAACGGCGTCGCGCCGGCGGAAATTCCACCACGCTCCGCAAAAGAGGGTTCTTACAAGTTCAGCATTCATGAATTGAAGCGATTCGGCATCAGATTGCCGCAAAAAATCCGTGAACAGGCCGTTCTGGTGCCTTGA
- a CDS encoding NF038143 family protein: MSIKNADQKKQHILDHESQLANQLALQVLEKPKPPIWMIFVPIFFVFFLQKMNQYKSGLTEFVDNYLKSRRYALEAALEAEETGRPANVAGLVEKVGNIPEQAKPLFAEWMNVLVDHYRLLLTSQGNNHSKLVRAGYQSKTDYLLFCNCLNKAENAYSMALLPEMDGDNQDLHHVIQKINVCVTNLRRQDADTIFS; the protein is encoded by the coding sequence ATGAGCATAAAAAACGCCGACCAAAAAAAGCAGCATATTCTGGACCATGAATCGCAACTGGCCAACCAGTTGGCCTTACAGGTTCTTGAAAAGCCCAAGCCGCCCATCTGGATGATCTTTGTCCCGATCTTCTTTGTCTTCTTCCTACAGAAGATGAACCAGTACAAAAGCGGTCTGACGGAATTCGTCGACAACTACCTCAAATCACGACGTTACGCCCTGGAAGCGGCCCTGGAAGCCGAGGAGACCGGAAGGCCGGCCAACGTGGCCGGGCTTGTAGAAAAAGTGGGCAACATTCCGGAACAGGCCAAGCCTCTTTTCGCGGAATGGATGAACGTCTTGGTCGATCACTACCGTTTGCTACTGACCTCGCAAGGAAACAACCATTCCAAATTGGTCCGCGCCGGCTATCAAAGCAAGACGGATTATCTCCTGTTCTGCAATTGCCTGAACAAGGCCGAAAATGCATACAGCATGGCTCTTCTTCCTGAAATGGACGGAGACAACCAAGACCTGCATCACGTCATCCAAAAAATAAACGTCTGCGTCACAAATCTGCGCAGACAGGATGCCGACACCATTTTTTCCTGA
- a CDS encoding NF038143 family protein produces the protein MTKLMNTPCTEEKKRIILGQETKMARQLALIVLEKPEPPFWASFIPMVFVFYAQKLKQYSSGLDEFAHNYMTLRRGALESAMAAKMTDSAVDVAKLLENAGDMPPPANPRYLRWIALLTDHYLLLLNSNGNCHATLVRSGYENKAAYLSFCACFIEAEQDFNLALLPGIEGEAQDLFEVVQKMNMGIAKLAYHEAEMIFPPDTQALKPLP, from the coding sequence TTGACAAAACTGATGAACACACCGTGCACGGAAGAAAAAAAGCGAATTATTCTGGGTCAAGAAACCAAAATGGCTCGCCAGCTTGCGTTGATCGTCCTGGAAAAACCCGAACCACCCTTTTGGGCCAGTTTCATCCCCATGGTCTTCGTTTTCTATGCTCAAAAATTGAAGCAGTATTCATCTGGGCTAGACGAATTCGCCCACAACTATATGACTCTTCGGAGAGGGGCACTGGAAAGCGCCATGGCGGCCAAAATGACGGATTCAGCAGTGGACGTCGCCAAACTATTGGAAAACGCAGGAGACATGCCCCCACCCGCCAACCCCCGGTACCTGAGATGGATTGCCCTGCTCACGGACCACTACCTGTTGCTGCTGAATTCCAACGGGAACTGCCATGCGACACTGGTTCGTAGCGGATACGAAAACAAAGCCGCCTACCTGTCTTTTTGCGCCTGCTTCATCGAGGCGGAACAGGATTTCAACCTTGCACTGCTGCCGGGAATTGAGGGAGAGGCTCAAGATCTCTTCGAAGTCGTGCAAAAGATGAACATGGGCATAGCCAAGTTGGCCTATCATGAAGCCGAAATGATTTTCCCTCCGGACACGCAGGCTTTGAAACCGCTCCCCTGA
- a CDS encoding FadR/GntR family transcriptional regulator: MTISFRQKRIYEEITTRLQTMVQNDDLKPGDRLPPERQLAIMFGVSRNSVREAIKSLEQHGVLLSKPGAGTYIAENSQTNLAMAMGDAFARERHRLEDIFELRLLLEPQIAHLAAQRVTKQELQKLRSLISAYTKNMQDGLPVYFYDQAFHDAIAAATGNQSITMIMVQMHELLRESRDEALQSTVRSAKSLEDHQKILEALSMRDPERAREAMTDHLKHTREIVFTSTTGE; the protein is encoded by the coding sequence GTGACAATATCCTTCAGACAAAAAAGAATCTACGAAGAAATCACAACACGTCTGCAAACAATGGTGCAAAACGACGATCTCAAACCTGGGGACCGCCTGCCGCCGGAGCGTCAACTTGCTATAATGTTTGGAGTTTCTCGGAACTCTGTGCGGGAGGCAATCAAAAGCCTGGAACAGCACGGCGTTTTGCTCAGCAAGCCCGGGGCAGGCACTTACATTGCCGAAAACAGCCAGACAAATCTGGCCATGGCCATGGGGGACGCCTTCGCACGAGAGAGGCACCGTCTGGAAGATATTTTTGAACTGCGCCTCCTGCTTGAACCTCAAATCGCCCATCTGGCCGCCCAGCGCGTCACGAAACAAGAACTTCAAAAGCTGCGGTCGCTTATCAGCGCCTACACAAAAAACATGCAGGATGGCCTCCCCGTCTATTTCTACGATCAGGCGTTTCATGACGCCATTGCCGCCGCCACGGGCAATCAGTCCATCACGATGATCATGGTCCAGATGCATGAACTGCTGCGTGAAAGCCGTGATGAGGCGCTTCAATCAACTGTTCGCAGCGCCAAATCGCTTGAGGATCATCAAAAAATCCTGGAGGCCTTGAGCATGCGCGATCCGGAGCGTGCCCGGGAAGCCATGACGGACCATCTCAAGCACACCAGGGAAATTGTTTTCACTTCAACCACGGGAGAATGA
- a CDS encoding alpha-hydroxy-acid oxidizing protein: MKEIRKTARDLMTGYCRVCPVCNGKACAGEVPGMGGLGTGSAFMANVQALAKVTFNMRLVHEITEPDTSTSILGLDLSMPVMAAPIGGISFNMGGKRTEEEYIKAIIDGSRQAGIIGCTGDGVPPFIHESGLAAIAAAGGHGIPFIKPWEDAELYEKLAKAKDSGATIVGMDIDAAGLITLRKMGRPVSPKSVDTLREIIAKTGVKFIIKGIMTPEDAALALQAGADAIVVSNHGGRVLDHTPGTAEVLPAIAEKMKGKLGIIVDGGIRAGADVLKMLALGADAVMIGRPFSIAAMGGLTEGVVAYSETLRTELMQAMVMTGTESVAKISPALLYGKA, translated from the coding sequence ATGAAGGAAATACGCAAAACAGCCCGCGACCTGATGACCGGATACTGTCGTGTCTGCCCTGTCTGCAACGGCAAGGCTTGTGCCGGAGAAGTCCCGGGCATGGGAGGACTCGGCACCGGATCGGCCTTCATGGCCAACGTTCAGGCCCTGGCCAAAGTCACTTTCAACATGCGTCTGGTGCATGAAATCACCGAACCCGACACCAGTACCAGCATCCTTGGACTGGACCTGTCCATGCCCGTCATGGCGGCTCCCATCGGAGGCATATCATTCAATATGGGAGGCAAGCGCACTGAAGAGGAATACATCAAGGCCATCATCGACGGGAGCAGACAGGCAGGAATCATCGGCTGCACAGGAGACGGAGTGCCGCCCTTTATCCACGAATCGGGCCTGGCTGCCATCGCGGCCGCCGGAGGGCACGGCATTCCCTTCATCAAGCCTTGGGAAGATGCCGAACTTTACGAAAAACTGGCCAAGGCCAAGGACAGTGGAGCCACGATCGTAGGAATGGACATCGACGCGGCAGGTCTCATCACCTTGCGCAAAATGGGGCGTCCGGTTTCACCGAAATCAGTGGACACATTGCGGGAAATCATTGCCAAGACCGGAGTGAAGTTCATCATCAAGGGCATCATGACCCCGGAAGACGCCGCGTTGGCCCTGCAGGCAGGCGCTGATGCCATAGTGGTTTCCAACCATGGCGGACGAGTGCTTGATCACACGCCTGGAACAGCCGAAGTATTGCCGGCCATAGCCGAAAAGATGAAGGGAAAGCTGGGAATAATCGTGGACGGCGGAATACGGGCCGGAGCCGACGTGCTCAAGATGCTCGCGCTGGGCGCGGACGCGGTCATGATCGGAAGACCATTCAGCATCGCAGCCATGGGTGGTCTGACCGAAGGCGTTGTCGCCTACAGCGAAACGCTTCGCACCGAACTCATGCAGGCCATGGTCATGACCGGCACGGAATCAGTCGCAAAGATCTCCCCTGCTCTGCTCTACGGCAAAGCCTAA
- a CDS encoding PilZ domain-containing protein, with protein MSENKRMHIRKDCLVPVRYVYEGQNKTQYARLINYSDGGLCLKTRTPIQKDAKLELSLEGYSPESSMGEFDRYPVAVCWSKEIPERGLPVYETGLKYRG; from the coding sequence ATGTCTGAAAACAAGCGCATGCATATTCGTAAAGATTGCCTGGTGCCTGTCCGTTATGTCTATGAAGGGCAGAACAAGACCCAGTATGCCCGTTTGATCAACTACAGCGACGGTGGCCTGTGCCTTAAAACCCGTACGCCCATCCAGAAGGACGCAAAGCTCGAGCTTTCCCTGGAAGGTTACTCTCCGGAGTCCTCCATGGGTGAATTCGACCGTTACCCAGTGGCTGTCTGCTGGAGCAAGGAAATCCCGGAGCGCGGGTTGCCGGTTTACGAGACCGGTTTGAAATATAGAGGATAG
- a CDS encoding PAS domain S-box protein: MDNQLIGDPQPAGQPEDLVRLLAAKDLEIAAMQKKLEKYEAIFQGLSDGVLLIDETLSECNQEACQIWKCEKEDIIGFFPSDFAPLFQPDGENSYEIAQKKVSEALHGNIQKFEWKDIRRDGIMIDTQVILNRIEVDGKGYVLATFKDITDLKIKENEKQALLHMMEKIIEDRTRTLQEYNESLNEEIARRKRTERNLEHAYMELEHIFDTSGDGILVLDSDRNIVRANLAFAELVEQPVEGIMGKKCFDIFPCRHKCTDHCIIQEIVVGSSKTDFEKEFVSVSGERKSCRVKAAALRNEGGEVLGIVKNYKDLTSYKRWVDRLQESEEFHRITLESIWDAIFLTTDDGRIVFVSCNVTGIFGYDSDEILGFDTIFELVGNRFYSGLELESTREIRNLELEITDKAGQKRTLIANVKRAALRSGTTLIAFRDITERKNAERRAKIEYEQLVQAGKMVSLGILVSGVAHEINNPNNSIILNIPLLSRMWYDARVILDEYMEENGDFMLGSLRYSYAREHVPQLFSGVMTSSRRIKHIVQDLKNYARQGSSVMNEVIDINGVLRAAVLLLDNQLQKATSRLEIGYGFGMPHFRGNFQKIEQVIINILQNACEAVDDKSKAIRVRTGFDTSLGQTWLEVADEGQGISDEDLPHVTDPFYTTKRTCGGTGLGLSISSRIMQEHGGELTIHSRLGEGTRVRLTFPARQEGGAA; encoded by the coding sequence ATGGACAATCAGTTGATTGGCGATCCGCAACCTGCGGGTCAGCCTGAGGATCTTGTACGGCTGCTGGCCGCGAAGGACCTTGAAATCGCGGCCATGCAGAAGAAGCTGGAGAAGTACGAGGCCATCTTCCAGGGCCTGTCCGACGGCGTTTTGCTCATCGACGAGACGCTGTCCGAGTGCAACCAGGAGGCTTGCCAGATCTGGAAGTGCGAGAAGGAGGACATCATCGGGTTCTTCCCGAGCGATTTCGCCCCCCTCTTCCAGCCCGACGGCGAAAACTCCTACGAAATAGCGCAGAAGAAGGTCAGCGAAGCCCTGCACGGCAATATCCAGAAGTTCGAATGGAAGGACATTCGCCGCGATGGCATCATGATCGACACGCAGGTCATCCTGAACCGCATCGAAGTGGACGGAAAGGGCTATGTGCTGGCCACCTTCAAAGACATCACGGATCTCAAGATCAAGGAGAACGAAAAGCAGGCCCTGCTGCACATGATGGAGAAGATCATCGAGGACAGGACCCGGACGCTGCAGGAGTACAATGAATCCCTGAACGAGGAGATCGCCCGCCGCAAGCGCACCGAGCGCAACCTCGAACACGCCTACATGGAGCTCGAACACATCTTCGACACCTCGGGCGACGGCATCCTCGTCCTCGACTCGGACCGCAACATCGTCCGCGCCAACCTCGCCTTCGCGGAACTGGTCGAACAGCCCGTCGAGGGGATTATGGGCAAGAAGTGCTTCGACATCTTCCCCTGCCGCCACAAATGCACTGACCACTGCATCATCCAGGAGATCGTCGTCGGCTCCTCCAAGACCGACTTCGAGAAGGAGTTCGTGTCCGTCTCGGGCGAGCGCAAGTCTTGTCGGGTCAAGGCCGCGGCCCTGCGCAATGAGGGCGGCGAGGTGCTGGGCATCGTCAAGAATTACAAGGACCTGACCAGCTACAAGCGCTGGGTCGACAGGCTGCAGGAGTCCGAGGAGTTCCACCGCATCACCCTGGAAAGCATCTGGGACGCGATCTTTTTGACTACCGATGATGGCAGGATCGTCTTCGTCAGCTGCAACGTCACAGGCATCTTCGGATACGACTCGGACGAGATCCTCGGGTTCGACACCATCTTCGAACTCGTCGGCAACCGGTTCTACTCGGGCCTCGAACTGGAAAGTACCCGGGAAATCAGGAACCTGGAGCTCGAGATCACCGACAAGGCAGGGCAGAAACGCACCCTTATCGCCAACGTCAAGCGCGCCGCCCTGCGCTCCGGCACCACCCTCATCGCCTTCCGCGACATCACCGAGCGCAAGAACGCCGAACGCCGCGCCAAGATCGAGTACGAGCAACTCGTCCAGGCAGGAAAGATGGTGTCTCTGGGCATCCTCGTCTCGGGCGTGGCCCATGAGATCAACAACCCCAACAACTCCATCATCCTGAACATACCGCTCCTGTCGCGCATGTGGTACGACGCCCGGGTCATCTTGGACGAGTACATGGAGGAGAACGGCGACTTCATGCTCGGCAGCCTCAGGTACTCCTACGCCCGCGAGCACGTGCCGCAGCTCTTCTCCGGCGTCATGACCTCGTCCAGGCGCATCAAGCACATCGTGCAGGATCTCAAGAACTACGCCCGCCAGGGCTCCTCCGTCATGAACGAAGTCATCGACATCAACGGCGTGCTGCGGGCCGCCGTGCTGCTCCTCGACAACCAACTGCAGAAGGCCACGAGCCGCCTGGAGATCGGGTACGGCTTCGGCATGCCGCACTTCAGGGGCAACTTCCAGAAGATCGAACAGGTCATCATCAACATCCTCCAGAACGCCTGCGAGGCCGTGGACGACAAGTCCAAGGCCATCCGCGTGCGGACCGGCTTCGACACTTCGCTGGGGCAGACCTGGCTTGAGGTCGCGGATGAGGGCCAGGGCATCAGCGACGAGGATCTGCCACACGTAACCGACCCCTTCTACACCACCAAACGCACCTGTGGGGGCACCGGACTCGGGCTTTCCATTTCCTCGCGAATCATGCAGGAGCACGGCGGTGAATTGACCATCCATTCTCGCCTGGGCGAAGGAACGCGCGTCAGGCTGACCTTCCCCGCTCGCCAAGAAGGAGGCGCCGCATGA
- a CDS encoding sigma-54-dependent transcriptional regulator, with product MIQPYPVLIIDDEADILTSFDLCLRSCGIDNIICCQKPAEALRIIDDQPLGAMILDLSMPGVTGQEILAHVRETRPGLPVIVATGVESIESAVECMKLGALDYLAKPVEEERLMASVRTALEMSRLRRENTSLRESLVQDRLANPQAFAHFTTASIKMRQIFKYLEAVAASPEPILINGETGVGKELAARAVHKLSCPGKPFVAVNVAGLDDMVFSDTLFGHRKGAFTGAVLARKGLVEQADDGVLFLDEIGDLNETSQVKLLRLLQEREYMPLGADLPRPSEARIVVATNRDLEAMTREGRFRKDLYYRLCTHMVRIPPLRERTDDIPVLLELFISQAAASFGKDAPRPSRCLISRLGAYPFPGNVRELRAFVFDAMGRWNGGDFSCGPDSDTAGHLGMHEELCFPATLPTIDETVHALVREAMSRADGVQTVAARWLGISQPALSKRLKKDGL from the coding sequence ATGATCCAGCCCTATCCCGTCCTCATCATCGACGACGAGGCCGATATCCTGACCAGCTTTGACCTGTGCCTGCGCTCCTGCGGCATCGACAACATCATCTGCTGCCAGAAGCCCGCCGAAGCCCTGCGCATCATCGACGACCAGCCCCTGGGAGCCATGATCCTCGACCTGAGCATGCCCGGCGTCACCGGCCAGGAAATCCTGGCCCATGTGCGCGAGACGCGGCCCGGGCTGCCCGTCATCGTGGCCACAGGCGTGGAATCCATCGAATCGGCCGTGGAATGCATGAAGCTCGGGGCCCTGGACTACCTGGCCAAGCCCGTCGAGGAAGAGCGGCTGATGGCCTCCGTGCGCACGGCCCTGGAGATGAGCCGCCTGCGCCGCGAGAACACGTCCCTGCGCGAGAGCCTCGTCCAGGACCGTCTGGCCAATCCCCAGGCCTTCGCCCATTTCACCACGGCCAGCATCAAGATGCGCCAGATCTTCAAGTACCTGGAGGCCGTCGCCGCCTCGCCCGAGCCCATCCTCATCAACGGCGAGACGGGCGTCGGCAAGGAGCTGGCCGCGCGCGCCGTGCACAAGCTGTCCTGCCCGGGCAAGCCCTTCGTGGCCGTCAACGTGGCGGGCCTCGACGACATGGTCTTCAGCGACACCCTCTTCGGCCACCGCAAGGGCGCCTTCACCGGCGCGGTCCTGGCCCGCAAGGGGCTCGTGGAACAGGCCGACGACGGCGTTCTCTTTCTGGACGAGATCGGCGACCTGAACGAAACGTCCCAGGTCAAGCTGCTGCGCCTCCTGCAGGAGCGCGAATACATGCCGCTCGGCGCGGACCTTCCCCGACCGTCCGAGGCGCGCATCGTGGTGGCCACCAACCGTGACCTGGAGGCCATGACCCGCGAGGGCCGCTTCCGCAAGGACCTCTACTACCGCCTGTGCACGCACATGGTCCGCATCCCCCCCTTGCGCGAACGCACCGACGACATCCCGGTGCTGTTGGAACTCTTCATCAGCCAGGCCGCCGCCAGCTTCGGCAAGGACGCGCCAAGGCCCAGCCGCTGCCTGATCAGCCGCCTCGGCGCCTACCCCTTTCCCGGCAATGTCCGCGAGCTGCGCGCCTTCGTCTTCGACGCCATGGGCCGCTGGAACGGCGGGGATTTCTCCTGCGGTCCCGACAGCGACACCGCCGGGCACCTCGGCATGCACGAGGAACTGTGCTTCCCCGCCACCCTGCCGACCATCGACGAAACCGTGCACGCCCTGGTGCGCGAGGCCATGAGCCGGGCGGACGGAGTGCAGACCGTGGCCGCGCGCTGGCTCGGCATCTCCCAGCCGGCGCTCAGCAAGCGGCTGAAAAAAGACGGACTCTGA